From Vigna unguiculata cultivar IT97K-499-35 chromosome 5, ASM411807v1, whole genome shotgun sequence, the proteins below share one genomic window:
- the LOC114184433 gene encoding uncharacterized protein LOC114184433, translated as MTIAPVRVPTMEDFLRHKPAEFTGKASTDEADAWLRKCEKIFRVMNCEDKQKLLFATYLLNEDAEYWWTGMQQQMETREESVTWANFRTRFLEKYFPDTARQDREAEFLALQQGDMLVQEYVNKFEHLARYSSQNMTEEWRCLKFERGLKHELKKVVTPLRERRFPILVKQAKSVEHLEKGPGPIVSRY; from the coding sequence ATGACGATTGCACCAGTTAGGGTGCCAACTATGGAGGATTTCCTACGCCACAAGCCAGCAGAGTTCACTGGCAAGGCCTCCACTGATGAAGCGGATGCATGGCTCCGCAAGTGCGAGAAGATTTTCAGGGTGATGAACTGTGAGGATAAGCAAAAGCTGCTCTTTGCTACCTATCTGCTGAATGAGGATGCAGAATATTGGTGGACAGGTATGCAACAACAAATGGAGACTCGGGAGGAGTCGGTGACTTGGGCAAACTTTAGGACTCGTttcctggagaaatattttCCAGATACTGCTAGACAGGACCGAGAGGCAGAGTTCCTTGCACTGCAGCAAGGGGATATGTTAGTACAGGAGTACGTCAACAAATTCGAACATCTGGCGAGATACTCCTCACAGAATATGACTGAGGAATGGAGGTGCTTGAAGTTTGAGCGAGGACTCAAACATGAATTGAAGAAGGTAGTAACGCCTCTGAGAGAGAGGAGATTTCCAATCTTGGTGAAACAGGCTAAGAGTGTTGAACACTTGGAGAAGGGACCTGGTCCTATTGTGAGCCGATATTAG